Proteins from a single region of Nodularia sp. LEGE 06071:
- a CDS encoding zinc ribbon domain-containing protein codes for MANISCPHCHQLVDNQAITCPYCRTTLKAYGHPGIPLHRATGKEYLCDSCTYHADNTCNFPQRPYAKDCTLYENLQESKFRLQEQRDASSFGATVKNWTKRNQSWLLLLGLLLVCLLIALSTS; via the coding sequence GTGGCTAATATATCTTGTCCCCATTGCCATCAACTCGTTGATAATCAGGCGATTACCTGCCCCTATTGTCGGACAACGCTCAAAGCTTACGGTCATCCAGGGATTCCACTGCACCGTGCAACTGGGAAAGAGTATCTGTGCGACAGTTGCACATACCACGCCGATAATACTTGTAACTTTCCTCAACGCCCCTACGCTAAAGACTGTACCTTGTACGAAAATCTCCAAGAGAGCAAGTTCAGATTACAAGAGCAGCGTGACGCTAGCAGCTTTGGTGCAACTGTGAAAAATTGGACTAAACGTAATCAGTCTTGGCTGTTGCTACTAGGCTTATTATTGGTCTGCTTGCTCATCGCTTTGTCAACTTCTTGA